A single Methanolobus sp. ZRKC5 DNA region contains:
- the hisG gene encoding ATP phosphoribosyltransferase has protein sequence MIRIAIPNKGRLHDPTVSLLKEAGLPVLEGGTRKLFAKTTDPEITYLFARAADIPEYVQDGAADVGITGLDLIHETESDVEILLDLKFGGANLVLAVPEDSPISSAKELEGMRVATEFPNITAKYFENLGVNIEVVKVSGACEMTPHVGIADAIVDISSSGTTLVTNHLKMIEKAFTSSVYLIANKKTQEDNGKIGQIQTAVESVLRAKGKRYLMMNVPTASLETVKKVLPGMAGPTIMKVESDDSVLAVHAVVDAATIFATVDELKKAGAKDILVVPIERMMP, from the coding sequence ATGATACGTATTGCAATACCCAATAAAGGGCGCTTACATGACCCCACCGTAAGTCTCCTCAAAGAGGCAGGATTGCCTGTACTTGAAGGTGGGACAAGGAAACTTTTTGCCAAAACAACCGATCCTGAGATCACTTACCTGTTTGCAAGAGCGGCAGATATTCCCGAATATGTACAGGATGGCGCAGCCGACGTAGGCATCACTGGCCTGGACCTTATACATGAAACAGAATCAGATGTGGAGATACTTCTTGACCTTAAATTTGGAGGTGCAAATCTCGTTCTGGCCGTACCTGAAGACTCCCCCATTTCTTCTGCAAAAGAACTCGAAGGAATGCGCGTTGCAACTGAGTTCCCCAATATCACTGCCAAGTACTTCGAGAACCTTGGAGTAAACATTGAAGTAGTAAAGGTTAGTGGTGCATGCGAGATGACACCTCATGTAGGGATTGCCGACGCTATCGTGGATATATCCAGCTCAGGCACAACTCTGGTCACAAATCATCTGAAAATGATAGAAAAGGCATTCACATCATCAGTATACCTTATTGCAAATAAGAAGACGCAGGAAGACAACGGTAAGATCGGGCAGATACAGACCGCCGTTGAGAGTGTTCTAAGAGCAAAAGGAAAGCGTTACCTTATGATGAATGTACCTACGGCGTCACTGGAAACTGTCAAGAAAGTCCTTCCCGGAATGGCTGGTCCAACGATAATGAAAGTCGAGTCAGATGACTCAGTACTTGCAGTGCATGCAGTTGTTGATGCCGCCACCATCTTTGC